A window of Cryptomeria japonica chromosome 3, Sugi_1.0, whole genome shotgun sequence contains these coding sequences:
- the LOC131077425 gene encoding uncharacterized protein LOC131077425, which yields MQSMNAFHHAFTANKACILQKTPTKNRLVVILNTDNWTSFGLQDMRLVPPLGLLAVVVLGTCIRFLWLNAHDQHQRICYTGALPESSSIRPRRAFKSYSEYIQLQLNKTLNPRLREVWTTRDWGRKVEVFSGIFGHLRKQGVVGEQSKALCIGARVGQEVAALKAIGVEDAIGIDLVPFPPLVLSGDMHSHPFQDDTFDFEFSNAFDHALYPTLFVSEMERTLKPGGVAVVHVSAHRRGDKYSVNDLFSPAPFIALFKRSSLVHVRKVDAFGLDTEIILRKNSSGIVSPIVKEAHLPCSNFVSGMPV from the coding sequence ATGCAAAGCATGAATGCCTTCCACCATGCATTCACAGCCAACAAAGCTTGCATCCTTCAAAAAACACCCACGAAAAACAGACTAGTCGTTATTCTCAATACAGATAACTGGACTAGTTTTGGCCTCCAAGACATGAGATTGGTGCCACCGCTGGGACTGTTAGCAGTGGTTGTGCTGGGAACATGCATCCGTTTCCTCTGGCTCAATGCCCACGACCAACACCAACGGATTTGTTACACAGGGGCTCTGCCCGAGTCCTCCTCCATTCGGCCTCGGCGTGCATTCAAATCCTACTCAGAATACATCCAACTGCAATTAAACAAAACCCTGAATCCGCGCCTCAGGGAGGTATGGACGACCCGAGATTGGGGAAGAAAAGTGGAGGTGTTCTCGGGCATATTTGGGCATCTGAGGAAACAGGGGGTGGTGGGAGAGCAGTCGAAGGCGTTGTGCATCGGAGCTCGGGTGGGTCAAGAAGTGGCTGCCCTCAAAGCAATTGGTGTTGAGGACGCCATTGGCATCGACCTCGTTCCCTTTCCTCCTCTGGTTCTCTCTGGTGATATGCACTCTCACCCCTTCCAAGACGACACCTTTGATTTTGAATTCTCGAATGCCTTCGACCACGCGCTTTATCCCACCCTGTTTGTGTCTGAGATGGAGCGGACCCTCAAGCCTGGTGGCGTTGCCGTCGTACATGTTTCTGCCCACAGACGGGGAGATAAGTACTCTGTAAACGATCTCTTCAGCCCTGCTCCCTTCATTGCTCTGTTTAAAAGGTCCAGTCTTGTTCATGTCCGGAAGGTCGACGCCTTCGGGCTCGACACGGAAATCATCCTACGTAAGAATAGTAGTGGGATTGTGAGTCCGATTGTAAAAGAAGCCCATTTGCCCTGTTCAAATTTTGTTTCTGGAATGCCAGTGTAA